One part of the Leucobacter triazinivorans genome encodes these proteins:
- the hrcA gene encoding heat-inducible transcriptional repressor HrcA: protein MVSERSLAVLHAIVGDYVSSNEPVGSKAIVDRHSFGVSAATIRNDMALLEEDELIAQPHTSSGRVPTDKGYRLYVDTLAKIRPLTTAQRSAIERFLGESTDLDDVMARTVRLLAQLTNQVAVAQYPSLRRTVVRHIDLVAIGEDRVLCVLILGSGVVEQQVAWLPASQVTEAWVHGLREQIAAAAVGADVESAVSAVAELEARMETEARAGEADLVRRVLDVVLRQLQANRSDRMAVAGAANISRPGEFGGALPAVLEAIEEQVTLLRLFGELVQDGRDVTASIGRENEVYGLATTSVIASNYEQEGASVSKLGVLGPLRMDYAANISAVRAVARYLNRLLGEDQ, encoded by the coding sequence ATGGTATCGGAGCGCAGCCTGGCCGTGCTGCACGCCATCGTCGGCGACTACGTGTCGTCCAACGAACCCGTCGGCTCGAAGGCCATCGTCGATCGGCACAGCTTCGGCGTGTCGGCGGCGACCATCCGCAACGACATGGCGCTGCTCGAGGAGGACGAGCTCATCGCCCAGCCGCACACCTCGTCGGGCCGCGTGCCGACCGACAAGGGGTACCGACTCTACGTCGACACCCTCGCGAAGATCCGTCCGCTCACCACCGCCCAGCGCTCGGCCATCGAGCGGTTCCTGGGAGAGTCGACGGATCTCGACGATGTGATGGCGCGCACGGTGCGCCTGCTCGCGCAGCTCACCAACCAGGTGGCGGTGGCCCAGTACCCCTCGCTGCGCCGCACGGTGGTGCGCCACATCGATCTCGTCGCGATCGGAGAGGACCGGGTGCTGTGCGTACTCATCCTCGGCAGCGGCGTCGTCGAGCAGCAGGTCGCGTGGCTGCCCGCCTCGCAGGTCACCGAGGCCTGGGTGCACGGTCTGCGCGAGCAGATCGCCGCGGCGGCCGTGGGCGCCGACGTGGAGAGCGCGGTCTCCGCGGTCGCGGAGCTCGAGGCGCGCATGGAGACCGAGGCGCGCGCCGGCGAGGCCGACCTCGTGCGCCGGGTGCTCGACGTCGTGCTGCGGCAGCTGCAGGCCAATCGCAGCGACCGCATGGCCGTGGCCGGGGCCGCCAACATCTCGCGCCCGGGCGAGTTCGGCGGAGCGCTGCCCGCGGTGCTCGAGGCGATCGAGGAGCAGGTCACCCTGCTGCGGCTCTTCGGCGAGCTGGTGCAGGACGGTCGCGACGTGACCGCCTCGATCGGCCGCGAGAACGAGGTGTACGGTCTCGCCACCACCTCGGTCATCGCCTCGAACTACGAGCAGGAGGGCGCCTCCGTCTCCAAGCTCGGCGTGCTGGGCCCGC